In the Gossypium raimondii isolate GPD5lz chromosome 9, ASM2569854v1, whole genome shotgun sequence genome, one interval contains:
- the LOC105799070 gene encoding uncharacterized protein LOC105799070, which yields MENDSLQTSLAWLRDILQGKIGHGLDTRVLQGLRVIHAEKGFMRFDFVVPKSVSDIDGNWNVGALASLVDLLGGVTIFSFANRVVTSVDFSVSYYSTAKIQEHVEIESKVSADKGNLIHVVVEVKRKGNGEVIAVGKLWMASNKLSVAQDVDGNWHVGALASLLDLIGIVTIYSFANRVISTVDFNASYYSTAKIQEHVEIESKVTANRGKLLHVVIEVRRKGNGEVIAVGKQWMASNKQTLAQVSNV from the exons atggAAAATGATTCGTTGCAGACATCTTTAGCATGGCTTCGCGATATTCTTCAAGGTAAAATAGGCCATGGATTGGATACCAGAGTTCTCCAAGGACTACGCGTTATCCATGCCGAAAAGGGATTTATGCGATTTGATTTCGTTGTTCCAAAATCTGTCTCC GATATTGATGGAAATTGGAATGTTGGAGCTTTAGCATCGTTGGTCGATCTCCTCGGTGGTGTTACTATTTTCTCGTTTGCCAATCGTGTCGTTACTTCTGTCGATTTCAGCGTTTCGTATTATTCAACAGCTAAGATTCAA GAACATGTGGAGATAGAATCAAAGGTTAGTGCAGACAAAGGAAACCTCATACATGTGGTGGTTGAAgttaaaaggaaaggaaatggtGAAGTAATTGCTGTAGGTAAACTATGGATGGCTTCAAATAAACTCAGTGTTGCTCAA GATGTTGATGGAAATTGGCATGTTGGAGCTTTAGCATCATTGCTTGACCTCATCGGAATAGTTACTATTTACTCCTTTGCCAATCGTGTCATTAGCACGGTTGATTTCAACGCTTCATATTATTCAACAGCTAAGATTCAA GAGCATGTGGAGATAGAATCAAAGGTTACAGCAAATAGAGGAAAGCTTTTACATGTGGTGATTGAAGTTAGAAGGAAAGGCAATGGAGAGGTAATTGCTGTAGGAAAACAATGGATGGCTTCAAACAAACAAACGCTTGCTCAAGTGAGTAATGTTTGA
- the LOC105799072 gene encoding glyoxylate/hydroxypyruvate/pyruvate reductase 2KGR: MNNIGVLMTCPMSEYLENQLENRFNLFKLWNHSSPKPDFLKTHSSSIKAVVGNTKIGADANMIDSLPNLEIVASYSDGLDKIDLGKCKEKGIKVTNTPDVLTDDVADLGIGLALAVLRKICVCDRFVRSGNWINGDFALASKFSGKSVGIVGLGRIGSAIAKRAEAFNCSISYHSRSKKPNTNYKYYSNIADLAADCQILFVACALTEETHHIINRKVIDALGPKGILINIGRGAHVDEPELVSALLEGRLGGAGLDVYENEPNVPEQLFSLENIVLVPHVGSDTEETSKAMADLVISNLEAHFKCKPLLTPVL, from the exons ATGAACAACATTGGCGTCCTAATGACATGTCCAATGTCGGAATACCTTGAAAACCAGCTTGAAAACCGATTCAACCTCTTCAAGCTATGGAACCATTCATCTCCCAAACCCGATTTTTTAAAGACCCACTCGAGTTCCATCAAAGCAGTGGTGGGAAACACCAAAATCGGAGCCGATGCAAATATGATCGATTCATTGCCCAATTTGGAGATCGTTGCGAGCTATAGCGACGGCCTCGACAAGATCGATTTGGGTAAGTGTAAAGAGAAGGGAATTAAAGTGACTAACACCCCCGATGTGTTGACTGATGATGTAGCTGATTTGGGCATTGGGTTGGCATTGGCTGTTTTGAGGAAAATTTGTGTTTGTGATCGGTTTGTGAGAAGTGGGAATTGGATCAATGGTGATTTTGCATTGGCTTCAAAG TTCAGCGGTAAATCAGTTGGAATTGTCGGATTGGGCAGGATCGGATCAGCAATAGCAAAAAGAGCCGAAGCTTTCAACTGCTCTATCAGTTACCACTCGAGATCTAAGAAACCAAATACAAACTACAAATACTACTCAAACATTGCTGATTTGGCTGCTGATTGTCAAATCCTTTTCGTGGCATGCGCTTTGACGGAGGAAACTCACCACATCATTAACCGGAAAGTTATTGATGCATTGGGTCCTAAAGGTATTCTTATCAACATCGGACGAGGTGCCCATGTCGATGAACCTGAGCTTGTATCTGCATTACTTGAAGGTCGGTTAGGCGGAGCTGGACTTGATGTGTACGAAAACGAGCCTAATGTACCAGAGCAACTATTCTCACTTGAGAACATTGTCCTAGTACCCCATGTTGGTAGTGACACCGAAGAAACAAGCAAAGCAATGGCGGATCTCGTAATAAGCAACTTGGAGGCACACTTTAAATGTAAGCCATTGTTGACTCCTGTTTTATGA
- the LOC105799073 gene encoding uncharacterized protein LOC105799073: MLEGKALVEDTDMPLKMQNQAMSSASQALDLYDVFDCKSIAGFIKKEFDGKYGNGWQCVVGSNFGCFFTHSKGTFIYFTLERLKFLIFKGASSP; encoded by the exons atgttagaagGAAAAGCATTAGTGGAAGACACAGATATGCCATTGAAGATGCAGAACCAAGCTATGTCTTCAGCTTCCCAAGCTTTGGATCTTTATGATGTTTTTGACTGCAAATCCATTGCTGGTTTCATAAAAAAG GAGTTTGATGGGAAATATGGGAATGGATGGCAATGTGTGGTGGGTTcaaattttgggtgttttttcACTCATTCCAAAGGGACTTTCATCTACTTCACATTGGAGAGACTCAAGTTCCTTATCTTCAAAGGTGCTTCCTCACCTTGA
- the LOC105799077 gene encoding uncharacterized protein LOC105799077, with amino-acid sequence MDTPSSSQTATAADDWELCNDDGFIYKRKKRRLVLTEPAAAAVDPEEEEKRRKEWKRKSLLRVKEKYKKEIEEWETLSKALNAMRERALGFQIQQQERRKLRETEEERRTTSSLDSEKKDKDNVCSLVDELLLQAEAQEMIIRDVLNLCDIAEAMCNQQEEQFKQSYFDLPIWASPRDLMASLCDETEDSSVCVDTSM; translated from the exons ATGGACACACCGTCGTCATCTCAAACGGCCACCGCCGCTGACGATTGGGAGCTCTGCAACGACGACGGATTCATATACAAGCGCAAGAAGCGCCGCCTCGTTCTCACAGAACCGGCAGCGGCAGCCGTGGATCCCGAGGAAGAGGAGAAACGAAGGAAAGAGTGGAAGAGGAAAAGTCTTCTCAGAGTAAAGGAGAAGTACAAGAAAGAGATCGAGGAGTGGGAGACTTTGTCGAAAGCATTGAACGCAATGCGAGAGAGGGCTTTAGGATTCCAAATTCAACAGCAAGAAAGGAGGAAACTAAGGGAGACCGAAGAGGAGAGGAGAACGACGTCGTCTTTAGATTCGGAGAAGAAAGATAAGGATAACGTTTGTTCTTTGGTTGATGAGCTTCTTTTGCAG GCAGAAGCTCAAGAAATGATAATTCGTGATGTTTTGAATCTGTGTGACATAGCGGAAGCAATGTGTAATCAGCAAGAGGAGCAATTCAAGCAATCTTATTTTGATCTTCCAATTTGGGCATCGCCGCGTGACCTAATGGCTTCGCTTTGTGATGA GACTGAGGACTCAAGTGTATGTGTGGATACGAGTATGTAA
- the LOC105799075 gene encoding mitochondrial arginine transporter BAC2, whose amino-acid sequence MDFWQDLLASNWGREFVAGGFGGIAGTIAGHPLDTLRIRQQSSNTGSAFSILRQVVIKEGPAALYKGMGAPLASVTFQNALVFQIYAILSRAFDSSIFANTDSVPSYKGVAMAGVGTGAIQSLIVSPVELIKIRLQLSKKTSPTGPIHVAKTILKTEGIRGLFRGFNITILRDAPAHGIYFWTYEYMREQLHPGCRKTGDESLKTMWISGGLAGVSSWIGCYPLDVVKTRLQAQSWTSSRKGYDGVIDCVEKSVKQEGHGVLWRGLRTTLARAFVVNGAIFAAYETAMRCLINQQRKQHSDRSS is encoded by the exons ATGGATTTCTGGCAAGACTTGCTTGCAAGTAATTGGGGAAGAGAATTCGTGGCCGGAGGATTCGGTGGCATTGCCGGCACAATCGCTGGCCACCCACTCGACACCCTTAGAATCCGACAACAAAGCTCGAATACGGGTTCAGCTTTTAGCATCCTACGGCAGGTTGTCATCAAGGAAGGACCTGCTGCCCTCTATAAAGGCATGGGTGCACCATTGGCATCGGTCACTTTTCAG AACGCTTTGGTTTTCCAAATATACGCTATACTTTCACGAGCATTTGACTCATCCATTTTTGCTAATACTGACTCCGTCCCATCCTACAAAGGCGTAGCCATGGCAGGAGTTGGAACCGGGGCCATACAAAGCTTGATTGTCTCACCAGTTGAACTCATTAAAATTCGACTCCAATTATCGAAAAAAACCTCCCCGACCGGACCCATTCACGTCGCTAAAACCATACTCAAAACCGAAGGCATACGAGGACTTTTTCGGGGTTTCAATATCACCATACTCAGAGATGCCCCCGCCCACGGCATCTACTTTTGGACCTACGAATACATGCGAGAACAACTCCATCCCGGGTGTCGAAAAACCGGCGACGAGAGCCTGAAAACGATGTGGATATCAGGTGGTTTAGCAGGTGTTAGTAGCTGGATTGGTTGCTATCCTTTGGATGTTGTGAAGACCCGATTGCAGGCTCAGTCGTGGACATCATCGAGAAAAGGGTATGACGGCGTCATCGATTGTGTGGAGAAAAGTGTGAAACAAGAAGGGCATGGGGTTCTTTGGAGAGGGTTAAGAACAACTTTGGCTAGAGCTTTTGTTGTGAATGGTGCTATCTTTGCTGCTTATGAGACTGCAATGAGGTGTTTGATTAATCAACAAAGGAAACAACATTCAGATAGGTCAtcataa
- the LOC105799076 gene encoding ras-related protein Rab7 — protein sequence MASRRRMLLKVIILGDSGVGKTSLMNQYVNRKFNNQYKATIGADFLTKEIQFEDRLFTLQIWDTAGQERFQSLGVAFYRGADCCVLVYDVNVAKSFDDLNNWREEFLIQATPSDPENFPFVVLGNKVDLDGGNSRVISEKTAMAWCVSKGNIPHFETSAKEGFNVDAAFECIAKNALKNEPEEEIYLPETIDVVDGGWPQKSTSCEC from the exons ATGGCTTCTCGTCGGCGTATGCTTCTAAAGGTGATAATTCTTGGTGACAGTGG GGTCGGAAAAACATCTCTAATGAATCA GTATGTTAATCGtaaattcaataatcaatacaAAGCCACAATAGGAGCTGATTTTTTGACAAAAGAGATTCAATTTGAAGATCGATTGTTCACATTGCAG ATATGGGATACTGCTGGGCAAGAAAGATTTCAAAGTTTAGGGGTAGCATTCTATCGAGGAGCTGATTGCTGTGTATTAGTGTACGATGTCAATGTCGCCAAATCCTTCGATGATCTCAACAACTGGCGAGAAGAATTCTTGATTCAG GCCACTCCATCTGATCCTGAAAACTTTCCTTTTGTCGTGTTGGGAAATAAGGTTGATCTTGATGGTGGCAATAGTCGAgtg ATTTCTGAAAAGACGGCAATGGCATGGTGTGTTTCAAAGGGAAACATACCGCACTTCGAGACATCAGCAAAAGAAGGATTCAATGTTGATGCCGCATTTGAATGTATAGCCAAAAATGCTCTCAAGAATGAACCTGAAGAAGAAAT ATACCTTCCTGAAACTATTGATGTCGTCGACGGTGGTTGGCCTCAGAAATCGACTAGTTGTGAGTGTTAG